A single genomic interval of Gossypium raimondii isolate GPD5lz chromosome 11, ASM2569854v1, whole genome shotgun sequence harbors:
- the LOC105803320 gene encoding serine/threonine-protein kinase MHK isoform X3 gives MERYKISEELGDGTCGSVFKAFNIETFEIEHNLYQIMRERQEPFSEWEIRSFMSQMLQGLAHMHRNGYFHRDLKPENLLVTKDVLKIADFGLAREVSSMPPYTEYVSTRWYRSPEVLLQSSSYTPAIDMWAVGAILAELFTSSPIFPGESEIDQLYKICCVLGAPDWTSFPEATNISRLINISYSEILPTNLSDIIPNASPEAVDLIMQLCSWDPLRRPTADQALQHPFFNVDARIPHPRLHDPLELRLNNMESKPNLELNLWDFDTEPDDCFLGLTLAVKPSVSKLEAVHNGSQRMEEDILFCPSLKDHPEQSVFWSLLTPDQNGIHTPVESSLSLSFSSIQHPPIGVPQSAGFAIASLQPNLPVRQNYWLWPPPSGKVIPSD, from the exons ATGGAGAG GTATAAAATTTCGGAGGAGCTTGGAGATGGTACCTGTGGTAGTGTGTTCAAAGCCTTCAATATAGAAACATTTGAGATT GAACATAATCTTTACCAAATCATGAGAGAGCGGCAGGAACCTTTTTCTGAATGGGAGATACGCAGCTTCATGTCTCAGATGCTGCAAGGGCTTGCTCACATGCATAGAAATGGATATTTTCATCGAGATTTGAAACCTG AGAATTTGCTGGTGACAAAGGATGTTCTGAAAATTGCGGATTTTGGACTGGCAAGAGAAGTATCATCAATGCCTCCTTATACAGAATATGTTTCTACTCGATG GTACCGTTCTCCAGAAGTCTTGTTGCAATCTTCCTCTTACACTCCTGCTATTG ATATGTGGGCTGTTGGTGCTATATTAGCGGAGCTTTTTACTTCATCTCCTATTTTTCCTGGTGAAAG TGAAATAGATCAACTGTACAAGATATGCTGTGTTTTGGGTGCGCCTGATTGGACTTCCTTTCCTGAAGCGACAAACATCTCTCGTCTAATCAATATTAGTTATTCAGag ATTTTACCTACCAACCTATCAGATATCATTCCTAATGCCAGCCCGGAGGCTGTTGATTTAATCATG CAACTTTGTTCATGGGATCCATTAAGGAGGCCAACAGCAGATCAGGCATTGCAGCAtcctttttttaat GTGGATGCTCGCATTCCTCATCCTCGACTGCATGATCCACTTGAGCTGAGGCTAAACAACATGG AGTCAAAGCCAAATCTTGAGTTGAATCTATGGGATTTCGACACTGAACCTGATGATTGTTTTCTGGGCCTGACGCTTGCTGTGAAACCAAGtgtttcaaaattag AGGCAGTCCATAATGGCTCTCAGCGTATGGAAGAG GATATACTGTTTTGTCCCAGTCTGAAAGATCATCCAGAGCAATCAG TTTTTTGGTCATTGCTTACTCCTGATCAAAATGGAATTCACACACCAGTTGAATCCTCCTTGTCTCTCTCATTTAG TTCGATTCAGCATCCACCAATTGGAGTTCCACAATCTGCTGGGTTCGCAATCGCATCATTGCAGCCTAATCTCCCAGTTCGTCAAAATTATTGGCTGTGGCCTCCCCCTTCCGGCAAGGTTATCCCCTCTGACTGA
- the LOC105803320 gene encoding serine/threonine-protein kinase MHK isoform X2, producing MERYKISEELGDGTCGSVFKAFNIETFEIVAVKKMKRKFYFWEECMNLREVKEHNLYQIMRERQEPFSEWEIRSFMSQMLQGLAHMHRNGYFHRDLKPENLLVTKDVLKIADFGLAREVSSMPPYTEYVSTRWYRSPEVLLQSSSYTPAIDMWAVGAILAELFTSSPIFPGESEIDQLYKICCVLGAPDWTSFPEATNISRLINISYSEILPTNLSDIIPNASPEAVDLIMQLCSWDPLRRPTADQALQHPFFNVDARIPHPRLHDPLELRLNNMESKPNLELNLWDFDTEPDDCFLGLTLAVKPSVSKLEAVHNGSQRMEEDILFCPSLKDHPEQSVFWSLLTPDQNGIHTPVESSLSLSFSSIQHPPIGVPQSAGFAIASLQPNLPVRQNYWLWPPPSGKVIPSD from the exons ATGGAGAG GTATAAAATTTCGGAGGAGCTTGGAGATGGTACCTGTGGTAGTGTGTTCAAAGCCTTCAATATAGAAACATTTGAGATT GTTGCtgttaagaaaatgaaaagaaagttcTACTTTTGGGAAGAGTGTATGAATCTAAGAGAAGTTAAG GAACATAATCTTTACCAAATCATGAGAGAGCGGCAGGAACCTTTTTCTGAATGGGAGATACGCAGCTTCATGTCTCAGATGCTGCAAGGGCTTGCTCACATGCATAGAAATGGATATTTTCATCGAGATTTGAAACCTG AGAATTTGCTGGTGACAAAGGATGTTCTGAAAATTGCGGATTTTGGACTGGCAAGAGAAGTATCATCAATGCCTCCTTATACAGAATATGTTTCTACTCGATG GTACCGTTCTCCAGAAGTCTTGTTGCAATCTTCCTCTTACACTCCTGCTATTG ATATGTGGGCTGTTGGTGCTATATTAGCGGAGCTTTTTACTTCATCTCCTATTTTTCCTGGTGAAAG TGAAATAGATCAACTGTACAAGATATGCTGTGTTTTGGGTGCGCCTGATTGGACTTCCTTTCCTGAAGCGACAAACATCTCTCGTCTAATCAATATTAGTTATTCAGag ATTTTACCTACCAACCTATCAGATATCATTCCTAATGCCAGCCCGGAGGCTGTTGATTTAATCATG CAACTTTGTTCATGGGATCCATTAAGGAGGCCAACAGCAGATCAGGCATTGCAGCAtcctttttttaat GTGGATGCTCGCATTCCTCATCCTCGACTGCATGATCCACTTGAGCTGAGGCTAAACAACATGG AGTCAAAGCCAAATCTTGAGTTGAATCTATGGGATTTCGACACTGAACCTGATGATTGTTTTCTGGGCCTGACGCTTGCTGTGAAACCAAGtgtttcaaaattag AGGCAGTCCATAATGGCTCTCAGCGTATGGAAGAG GATATACTGTTTTGTCCCAGTCTGAAAGATCATCCAGAGCAATCAG TTTTTTGGTCATTGCTTACTCCTGATCAAAATGGAATTCACACACCAGTTGAATCCTCCTTGTCTCTCTCATTTAG TTCGATTCAGCATCCACCAATTGGAGTTCCACAATCTGCTGGGTTCGCAATCGCATCATTGCAGCCTAATCTCCCAGTTCGTCAAAATTATTGGCTGTGGCCTCCCCCTTCCGGCAAGGTTATCCCCTCTGACTGA
- the LOC105803320 gene encoding serine/threonine-protein kinase MHK isoform X1, with the protein MERYKISEELGDGTCGSVFKAFNIETFEIVAVKKMKRKFYFWEECMNLREVKALRKLNHPNIVKLKEVVRENNELFFIFEYMEHNLYQIMRERQEPFSEWEIRSFMSQMLQGLAHMHRNGYFHRDLKPENLLVTKDVLKIADFGLAREVSSMPPYTEYVSTRWYRSPEVLLQSSSYTPAIDMWAVGAILAELFTSSPIFPGESEIDQLYKICCVLGAPDWTSFPEATNISRLINISYSEILPTNLSDIIPNASPEAVDLIMQLCSWDPLRRPTADQALQHPFFNVDARIPHPRLHDPLELRLNNMESKPNLELNLWDFDTEPDDCFLGLTLAVKPSVSKLEAVHNGSQRMEEDILFCPSLKDHPEQSVFWSLLTPDQNGIHTPVESSLSLSFSSIQHPPIGVPQSAGFAIASLQPNLPVRQNYWLWPPPSGKVIPSD; encoded by the exons ATGGAGAG GTATAAAATTTCGGAGGAGCTTGGAGATGGTACCTGTGGTAGTGTGTTCAAAGCCTTCAATATAGAAACATTTGAGATT GTTGCtgttaagaaaatgaaaagaaagttcTACTTTTGGGAAGAGTGTATGAATCTAAGAGAAGTTAAG GCCCTTCGTAAACTAAATCACCCTAATATTGTAAAGTTAAAGGAGGTTGTCAGGGAAAACAATGAACTATTCTTCATTTTCGAGTACATG GAACATAATCTTTACCAAATCATGAGAGAGCGGCAGGAACCTTTTTCTGAATGGGAGATACGCAGCTTCATGTCTCAGATGCTGCAAGGGCTTGCTCACATGCATAGAAATGGATATTTTCATCGAGATTTGAAACCTG AGAATTTGCTGGTGACAAAGGATGTTCTGAAAATTGCGGATTTTGGACTGGCAAGAGAAGTATCATCAATGCCTCCTTATACAGAATATGTTTCTACTCGATG GTACCGTTCTCCAGAAGTCTTGTTGCAATCTTCCTCTTACACTCCTGCTATTG ATATGTGGGCTGTTGGTGCTATATTAGCGGAGCTTTTTACTTCATCTCCTATTTTTCCTGGTGAAAG TGAAATAGATCAACTGTACAAGATATGCTGTGTTTTGGGTGCGCCTGATTGGACTTCCTTTCCTGAAGCGACAAACATCTCTCGTCTAATCAATATTAGTTATTCAGag ATTTTACCTACCAACCTATCAGATATCATTCCTAATGCCAGCCCGGAGGCTGTTGATTTAATCATG CAACTTTGTTCATGGGATCCATTAAGGAGGCCAACAGCAGATCAGGCATTGCAGCAtcctttttttaat GTGGATGCTCGCATTCCTCATCCTCGACTGCATGATCCACTTGAGCTGAGGCTAAACAACATGG AGTCAAAGCCAAATCTTGAGTTGAATCTATGGGATTTCGACACTGAACCTGATGATTGTTTTCTGGGCCTGACGCTTGCTGTGAAACCAAGtgtttcaaaattag AGGCAGTCCATAATGGCTCTCAGCGTATGGAAGAG GATATACTGTTTTGTCCCAGTCTGAAAGATCATCCAGAGCAATCAG TTTTTTGGTCATTGCTTACTCCTGATCAAAATGGAATTCACACACCAGTTGAATCCTCCTTGTCTCTCTCATTTAG TTCGATTCAGCATCCACCAATTGGAGTTCCACAATCTGCTGGGTTCGCAATCGCATCATTGCAGCCTAATCTCCCAGTTCGTCAAAATTATTGGCTGTGGCCTCCCCCTTCCGGCAAGGTTATCCCCTCTGACTGA